One part of the Pecten maximus chromosome 1, xPecMax1.1, whole genome shotgun sequence genome encodes these proteins:
- the LOC117321548 gene encoding uncharacterized protein LOC117321548, producing the protein MRVHVFGNSPSPSVATYGLRKSACNREDIEHVCDNVCDYVNNNFYVDDALTSLPSSTEAVSLVKHAQQRLKDGGNICLHKIVSNDVDVLGNFPPSDLAKNFEEINFNTSEPTIQRSLGLCWNVLKDSFTYQVSQEEKPFTKRGLLSVVNSIFDPLGFVAPVVLGGRLLLREAIQENRIGWDESLPEKVRLNWDAWKQSIQGLESLEIPRIMSDTLSQKTRSELHIFSDASRDAIGAVAYLKQYDDCGNSQLGFVLGKSKVAPAHGHAIPRLELCASVMATELSNFIHKHLAMEIASTFFYTDSQVVLGYINNETRRFYVYVGNRVDKILKSSTKSQWWYVPTGQNPADHATRPVNAHKIKDCSWLQGP; encoded by the coding sequence ATGCGAGTGCATGTGTTTGGCAACTCACCGTCTCCGTCAGTGGCCACGTATGGCTTGCGCAAGTCAGCATGCAACCGGGAAGACATAGAACATGTCTGTGACAATGTTTGCGATTACGTGAATAACAATTTCTACGTCGACGATGCTTTGACATCGCTACCAAGTTCTACAGAAGCAGTTAGTCTAGTGAAACACGCACAACAGAGGCTTAAAGATGGcggaaatatttgtttacataaaattGTATCGAATGATGTAGATGTACTTGGAAACTTTCCGCCAAGTGACCTGGCAAAGAACTTTGAGGAAATAAACTTTAATACCAGTGAACCTACTATTCAGAGGAGTTTAGGCCTCTGTTGGAATGTCCTGAAGGATTCGTTTACATATCAGGTCTCTCAAGAAGAAAAACCGTTCACAAAACGCGGCTTGTTGTCGGTCGTCAACTCAATATTTGACCCCCTTGGGTTTGTTGCGCCAGTAGTACTTGGTGGTCGTTTACTGCTAAGGGAGGCTATTCAGGAGAATAGGATTGGATGGGACGAGTCACTGCCAGAAAAGGTTAGACTCAACTGGGATGCTTGGAAGCAATCTATTCAAGGTCTTGAATCTCTCGAGATACCTCGTATCATGTCGGATACTTTGTCACAGAAGACACGTAGCGAACTGCATATCTTTTCGGACGCGTCAAGGGATGCAATCGGAGCCGTTGCTTATCTTAAACAGTATGATGATTGTGGAAACTCACAACTGGGATTCGTGCTGGGTAAATCAAAAGTGGCCCCTGCACATGGACATGCTATTCCCAGGTTGGAGTTGTGTGCTTCGGTAATGGCAACTGAACTGTCAAACTTTATTCACAAACACTTAGCCATGGAGATTGCATCTACCTTTTTCTATACAGACAGTCAGgtagtgttaggatatataaACAACGAAACCCGCCGGTTTTACGTATATGTTGGAAATCGTGTTGACAAGATTCTCAAGTCATCAACAAAATCACAATGGTGGTACGTGCCAACAGGTCAGAACCCAGCAGATCATGCAACGAGGCCAGTTAACGCACACAAGATCAAAGACTGTTCTTGGCTACAAGGACCTTAA